The Vitis vinifera cultivar Pinot Noir 40024 chromosome 7, ASM3070453v1 genomic interval TTTTTCTTGTTATTCCAGAGGCATAATGCTATAGAACATGGAGGACGTATGTCTCGCTCTAAACGTAATGCTGCTCTTCAGGCatgtattatttttctaattctgAGATCATCTTTAGAGGATCCAATTTGttataaaagatttttgtccacatTATCCTGCCTCTTGATTTGCAATTCTAGATACTCGCTCTACGTTGTTCATTTCTCTTGCATTCAGATCTCATATGTtaattctctctttctctctccaacTTCATGTTGGGGGATGTTGTAAACATAACAATCTGGTGCTCCCTCTTCTCCCTTTTTATTGCAGATACCAACAAGTTTTCGCTATCGAAGAAGTACTGAACAAGATCAACGCCGTGGAAGAGGAAGGACATTTAATCGTGATTCCTCTGCTGATCAACTCTCCTTGGCCATTCAAGCTAGTTTGGAGACAGCTAATGCAAATGACACATATCATGATCCACccccatcatcatcatccagcACTCAGGCAGTTTCTGATCATTATGATAGCGATCCCATAATTCAGCCATTTGAATCGTTGGCTATGACAGATTCTGAATCTTCTTCGAGATATCGTCAAGCCTTGGGTCATAACCCAATGAATGTACCTCTTGTGGAGTCTTTCTTTCCTCCTCTCGCCACGGCACCCAGCAGCAGTCTACCAAAACCCAAACTTGACTCAGAAGGTTTGCCGAAAAATACCATGGCTGCACGTCTCCGCCGTCAAGGTAAGGCAAATGTTCTCCATTCAGGTCAGGGTTGGCCAGCCCCAAATCGTGGATCAGTCCCACTATCAAGTAGTTCAACTCAATCTAAGGTTGCAAATATTGCACCTGTGCCATCATCTAGTCTGGATCAGGTTAAGTCAGCAACTGGTAGTGGATCTGCTCCAAACAGCTATGCTAGTTTTGCTCAGGCTCGACCCACAACAGTGCATGGATTTGCATCATCTGGTTCTTCAAGTAACTCAGGCAGCATAAGTAGGATCAGCCACTCTGCATCAGCCCCAAATCTTGCTGATAGCAGATCTTTTGATCCTTCTATGTCTGATTTTCCTCCAGTTTCTGCGACACAAAAGCAAAAGTTGCCAACAATTACCCAGCCCGTGCTGAATGCAGAAGCTGTTCACACTGCAAACAAGTCTCTGGTGGAAAAGATCCGTGCTGCTCTTGAATTTGATGAAGACAAATACACCGCTTTTAAAGACATATCCGGGCAGTATCGGCAAGGTTCAATTGACACCGCAGTATATCTGGCTTATGTTCAGCAGTTTGGTTTGTCACATCTTGTTCTTGAATTGGCTAGACTCTGTCCTGATGCTCAGAAGCAGAAAGAACTTTTAGAGACCTATAATGCTAGTGTACGGAGCAGTGGTTTACAAGAAAATGGTTGGGGGCATAGCAATGTCCATTTTAAAGACAAAAAGATCTCCAAGAAAGGTAAAGGAAAACCTGTAGTTGTGGAGGACAGTAATGTGAAGGATACATTAGCAGATAACATCATTAACACAGTTAGGAACCTTCGGTCCACCTTCAAGCCTTCAGAAGAAGAGGTGGAGGTGTTGTCAAAGGATGGGTACCGTGGTGCAAAAGGCAAATCAAAGGGAGTGATTGATGAGCAACAGTCAGATCTGAGTTCTGCTAGAGAACCCTTACCAAAGCTGAGTGCCCAAAATGAGGTGCCATCAGCGGGTGGTGGATCTAATCAAAATTTAGGGGCTGTGAGTGGAGGAAGTCAGCGACGAAAGAAAGCATCAAAATTCCTCAGAGCCCGTCTGGGTGATGGTTCAGTGGGTGCACTTCTGAACTCCCAAGATCCTGACCCAGATCCAGATCCAGTGGAGGAAACATTAGATGCAAACATGAATCCGGCTGAAGGCTTACCAGTTCATGGTGTTTGGCGGAATGGTGGTGGTCAGAGACTTTTTAGCAATGGCCAGAAGAGATTCTAAACTACATTGGCATGAACTTTTCTGAAGTGCTGTCAATAGATGGAtaagttttgatttttgttcTCCAATCATGTGTTTCAAAGTTGTTATCATGATGAGTTGGCTGATTTAAACCAGTATAGGCAAATGAATTCTGTGTAGCAGTGGAAGTTGATTGGGAATGATGCTGCATGAGTAGGTCATTTGTGTTTTGATGACTTTCAAGTGTTTGCATATAGAAATGACAACTTGAGGTCCAGGCATTGTTTGATACTTCTTTTTCCTAGTTCAGACCACTGTATTGCAGTTTGTTTGACCcctttatcttcctttttgttttgtgaAAAAAAGAATGGAAGTGTGAATATAGTTTTGGCGCATTTGTGAAGTTCAATGATTCTCTAATCATGTATTACCTATGAACCCTCGTATCTTTGTACTCCCTTTCATTATATATTTCCTATGTTCTCTGACATCTTTTCACGTGCTAAATAGGTATTGTTGAAATGAATGGACAACTTCAATGGTTGTCTACCTCTCATGAACCCTTCTTTTAAATTTGCATCCCAGGGACTTTGTGCTCTGCTTTTCAGTTGCATCTTTGAAGGTGTTGGAGTGTATGGTGGGGAGTTAAGATTATAGCAAGAATAAACATGTGGCCCACGATTCTCTATGGTGATTGTTATGAGATTTTCAAAATCTGGGACCCTAAGAAATTCAGCAATGCATTCTACATAAGTTGCTCTGCTAGTACTAGAAGTAACAGTGGTAGTAGCTTGATCACATCAATGACAGGCGCTTTAGGTATGCTCGATTATGCAACCAACGTGCCTCTGCTAGGAGAAATGTCATTCTCTTCATCTGACATCCATTCAACTTCCATTTTAGTGAAGGCAGTTTTTTTCCATCTTCGTTATGAAAgcagattttattttatttttaaaacaattgtaaggtacttttatttgttttttatagaGTGCTctaattaacaattaaaaagactggaaaaataaatatacaataatTTTATGGAGAAAActgtattttatatttgagtttccaaatataattttgtttccCAAAAATAATTgcaaactg includes:
- the LOC100262296 gene encoding uncharacterized protein LOC100262296; amino-acid sequence: MDDSCAVCAETLEWVSYGPCGHRDVCSTCVARLRFICDDRRCCICKTECNVVFVTKALGDYTRMVNDFSILPTESREGQVGMYWYHEDTQAFFDDVDHYKMIKAMCRLSCSVCDQMEEQSNDGSKRRQKFRNIDQLKGHLFHRHKLFMCSLCLEGRKVFICEQKLYNRAQLNQHINTGDSEVDGNEAERGGFMGHPMCDFCRSPFYGDNELYSHMSTEHYTCHICQRQNPGQFEYYKNYDDLEIHFRRDHFLCEDEACLAKKFVVFQSEAEMKRHNAIEHGGRMSRSKRNAALQIPTSFRYRRSTEQDQRRGRGRTFNRDSSADQLSLAIQASLETANANDTYHDPPPSSSSSTQAVSDHYDSDPIIQPFESLAMTDSESSSRYRQALGHNPMNVPLVESFFPPLATAPSSSLPKPKLDSEGLPKNTMAARLRRQGKANVLHSGQGWPAPNRGSVPLSSSSTQSKVANIAPVPSSSLDQVKSATGSGSAPNSYASFAQARPTTVHGFASSGSSSNSGSISRISHSASAPNLADSRSFDPSMSDFPPVSATQKQKLPTITQPVLNAEAVHTANKSLVEKIRAALEFDEDKYTAFKDISGQYRQGSIDTAVYLAYVQQFGLSHLVLELARLCPDAQKQKELLETYNASVRSSGLQENGWGHSNVHFKDKKISKKGKGKPVVVEDSNVKDTLADNIINTVRNLRSTFKPSEEEVEVLSKDGYRGAKGKSKGVIDEQQSDLSSAREPLPKLSAQNEVPSAGGGSNQNLGAVSGGSQRRKKASKFLRARLGDGSVGALLNSQDPDPDPDPVEETLDANMNPAEGLPVHGVWRNGGGQRLFSNGQKRF